Proteins co-encoded in one Sebastes fasciatus isolate fSebFas1 chromosome 11, fSebFas1.pri, whole genome shotgun sequence genomic window:
- the gipc2 gene encoding PDZ domain-containing protein GIPC2 yields the protein MPLGPWRKKKQSTKEHLVDNEEGGGHAGATGSLSNKSSVNGAGLPPPPANLRPKLVFHTQLAHGSPTGRIEGFSNVKELYGKIAEAFNISPPEILFCTLNTHKIDMDKLLGGQIGLEDFIFAHIRGIKKEVEIHKTEDALGLTITDNGAGYAFIKRIKEGSVVYGVKVICVGDHVECINGRNIVGTRHYEVARMLKELPKDKAFTLKLVEPMKAFEMLEPRSKGAKPASDNKIGTGRGTLRLRSKGPATVEEEPTEFEEKAVKKVDDLLESYMGIRDTELAATMVEVGRDKKNPDEFAMALDETLGDFAFPDEFVFDVWGAIGDAKQGRF from the exons ATGCCGCTGGGACCGTGGAGGAAGAAAAAGCAGTCGACGAAGGAGCATCTGGTGGACAACGAGGAGGGCGGCGGACACGCAGGTGCCACCGGGAGCTTGTCTAATAAGTCCTCGGTGAACGGAGCCGGGCTGCCGCCGCCGCCCGCCAACCTGCGGCCCAAACTGGTGTTCCACACGCAGCTGGCTCACGGGAGTCCCACCGGCAGGATCGAGGGCTTCTCCAACGTCAAGGAGCTTTACGGGAAGATAGCAGAGGCGTTTAACATCAGCCCACCTGAG atcCTGTTCTGCACCCTCAACACCCACAAGATCGACATGGACAAGCTGCTAGGGGGACAGATCGGTCTCGAGGATTTTATCTTTGCCCACATTAGAGGGATCAAGAAGGAGGTGGAGATTCATAAAACTGAAGATGCCCTTGGCCTCACCATCACCGACAACGGAGCGGGATACGCTTTCATAAAG CGCATCAAAGAGGGCAGCGTCGTGTACGGGGTGAAGGTGATCTGTGTGGGCGACCACGTGGAGTGCATCAACGGACGTAACATCGTCGGGACGCGGCACTATGAGGTCGCCCGCATGCTTAAAGAGCTGCCCAAAGACAAGGCCTTCACCCTAAAACTGGTGGAGCCGATGAAGGCCTTTG AAATGCTTGAGCCCAGGTCAAAGGGCGCCAAACCTGCCAGTGACAACAAGATCGGCACAGGGAGGGGGACTCTGAGACTTCGCTCCAAGGGCCCAGCTACtgtagaggaggag CCAACAGAATTTGAGGAGAAGGCAGTAAAGAAAGTGGACGACCTCCTAGAGAGCTACATGGGCATCAGAGACACTGAACTAG CCGCTACGATGGTCGAGGTCGGCCGTGACAAGAAGAACCCGGATGAATTCGCCATGGCGTTAGACGAGACCCTCGGCGACTTCGCCTTTCCAGATGAGTTTGTCTTCGACGTCTGGGGGGCCATCGGAGACGCCAAGCAGGGAAGATTTTAA